The Pseudomonas triclosanedens genome has a window encoding:
- the thrS gene encoding threonine--tRNA ligase, producing the protein MPIITLPDGSQRSFDHPVSVAEVAQSIGAGLAKATLAGKVNGRLVDASDVIDSDATLQIITPKDEDGLEIIRHSCAHLVGHAVKQLYPTAKMVIGPVIDEGFYYDIAFERSFTPDDMAAIEKRMAELIDKDYDVIKKMTPRAEVIEIFKARGEEYKLRLIDDMPDEKAMGLYFHEEYVDMCRGPHVPNTRFLKAFKLTKISGAYWRGDSKNEQLQRVYGTAWADKKQLAAYIQRIEEAEKRDHRRIGKQLDLFHLQEEAPGMVFWHPNGWTVYQVLEQYMRKVQRDHGYVEVRTPQVVDRILWERSGHWSNYAENMFTTSSESRDFAVKPMNCPCHVQIFNQGLKSYRDLPLRLAEFGACHRNEPSGALHGIMRVRGFTQDDAHIFCTEEQVKKEAADFIKLTLQVYSDFGFSDISMKLSTRPAKRVGSEELWDRAEGALADALNESGLEWEYQPGEGAFYGPKIEFTLKDCLGRNWQCGTLQYDPNLPERLDASYIAEDNSRIRPVMLHRAILGSFERFIGMLIEHYAGLFPAWLAPTQAVVMNITDKQAEWAEEVVRQLEQSGFRAKSDLRNEKIGFKIREHTLLKVPYLLVIGDREVESQAVAVRTREGEDLGSMPISQFAELLAQAVSRRGRQDSE; encoded by the coding sequence ATGCCCATCATTACTCTTCCCGACGGTAGTCAGCGTTCGTTCGATCATCCGGTCAGTGTGGCCGAGGTTGCTCAATCCATTGGTGCGGGCCTGGCCAAGGCGACCTTGGCTGGCAAGGTCAATGGTCGTCTGGTCGACGCAAGTGACGTCATCGATAGCGACGCAACCCTGCAGATCATTACCCCGAAGGACGAGGATGGGCTGGAAATTATCCGTCACTCCTGTGCTCACCTCGTGGGCCATGCAGTCAAGCAACTGTACCCGACTGCCAAGATGGTCATCGGCCCGGTGATTGACGAAGGCTTCTATTACGATATCGCCTTCGAGCGCTCCTTCACGCCTGACGATATGGCTGCCATCGAAAAGCGCATGGCCGAGCTGATCGACAAGGACTACGACGTCATCAAGAAGATGACGCCGCGCGCGGAGGTCATCGAGATCTTCAAGGCTCGTGGTGAGGAGTACAAGCTGCGTCTCATCGACGACATGCCTGACGAGAAGGCTATGGGCCTGTACTTTCATGAAGAGTACGTGGACATGTGCCGTGGTCCGCATGTGCCGAACACTCGCTTCCTGAAGGCCTTCAAGCTCACCAAGATTTCCGGTGCCTACTGGCGCGGCGACTCGAAGAACGAGCAGCTCCAGCGTGTCTATGGCACTGCCTGGGCGGACAAGAAGCAATTGGCCGCCTACATCCAGCGCATCGAAGAGGCCGAAAAGCGCGACCACCGTCGCATCGGCAAGCAGCTCGATCTTTTCCATCTTCAGGAAGAGGCGCCGGGCATGGTCTTCTGGCATCCGAATGGCTGGACCGTCTATCAGGTGCTCGAACAGTACATGCGCAAGGTGCAGCGCGATCACGGTTACGTGGAGGTGCGCACCCCGCAGGTCGTTGACCGTATTCTCTGGGAACGTTCCGGCCACTGGTCGAACTACGCAGAGAACATGTTCACGACTTCCTCGGAAAGTCGTGATTTCGCAGTCAAGCCGATGAACTGCCCGTGCCATGTTCAGATCTTCAACCAGGGGCTGAAGTCCTACCGCGATCTGCCATTGCGTCTGGCAGAGTTCGGTGCTTGCCACCGCAACGAGCCGTCCGGTGCGCTGCACGGCATCATGCGTGTGCGTGGCTTCACTCAGGACGATGCTCACATCTTCTGCACCGAGGAACAGGTGAAGAAGGAAGCGGCCGACTTTATCAAGTTGACCTTGCAGGTCTACTCGGACTTCGGCTTCAGCGATATCTCCATGAAGCTGTCCACTCGTCCGGCCAAGCGCGTCGGCTCCGAGGAGTTGTGGGACCGTGCTGAGGGTGCGTTGGCCGATGCGCTGAACGAATCCGGGCTGGAATGGGAGTATCAGCCGGGTGAAGGGGCGTTCTACGGCCCGAAAATCGAATTCACTCTCAAGGACTGCCTTGGTCGTAACTGGCAGTGTGGCACCCTGCAGTACGACCCGAATCTCCCGGAGCGTCTGGATGCCAGCTATATCGCTGAAGATAACAGCCGTATCCGGCCGGTTATGCTGCATCGGGCGATCCTGGGATCCTTCGAGCGCTTCATCGGCATGTTGATCGAGCACTACGCCGGCCTGTTCCCGGCCTGGCTCGCACCGACCCAGGCTGTGGTGATGAATATCACCGACAAACAGGCTGAATGGGCGGAGGAAGTGGTGCGCCAGCTCGAGCAAAGCGGATTCCGTGCCAAGTCCGACTTGAGAAACGAGAAAATCGGCTTTAAAATCCGCGAGCATACTTTGCTCAAGGTTCCCTATCTCCTGGTTATTGGGGATCGGGAAGTTGAATCGCAGGCCGTCGCCGTACGTACGCGCGAAGGGGAAGATCTCGGCTCTATGCCGATTTCCCAGTTTGCTGAGCTGCTGGCTCAGGCGGTTTC